The Sphingorhabdus lutea genome segment ATGCGACTGCGCCCTTAATTTCTGGTGGATTAACCGATATAAATACGGGGCAATTGGTATTCAGTCCGCGTACAACGGGTGGGGCAATTATTCCTGAACAACAATTACGTGTCTTGTTGCCATTTGAATTGGCCTATGATCAAAATTATTTCTCCACCCTACGCAATAATGTAAGTGGGTCAATTCAATGGAAGCCGGGCGATAATACCGATATTCAAATTGACGGGACATATACCCATGTGAACCGCGTAAATGATAGGTCGCAATTGGCCATTCGTGCCGCGCCAGAATTTTTCCCATTGTGGCAAGGCACGGAAAATTTTTATGACCCAGATAATTCCACCCTATTAAATTATCGCTCCACTTCATTGGGAATTGGCCCTGGCAGTGCCCGCAACCCAGGTTATATCCGTACTGTCGAAGAACGGGAGGATACTGATGAGGATACATATGTATTGGGTTTCGATGCCGAGCATCGGATGGGTGAATTCACATTTAACCTGCATGGGGGCCATTCAAAAAGTAAAGGCCGCGACAATGATTATACTTACGCGACTTCGCAAATTGAAAATCAGGCATTGGCTGGCCCATTAAGTTTTGACAATGGCTTTAACGGTTTTGATAATCGGCCCGGATTGACCAAAGGTTTTGATTGTGTATCGGGTGGTCTATGTTCCATTTTCTTAAGCGATACAGTGCCCAATAGAACACAGGGCGGAACAAATGGAGCAAATCCCAATTTAGCCATAGTTGATGATGGATTTGAATGGGATATTGGCAGTGTGAATTCACGAGACCGCGCCATTGATGATAAAGCATCAAGTGTGTTCTTCGATATTGATTGGGATCATCAATTTGGCCCAATTAAGAATTTCGAATTTGGTTTTAAATGGGACAAACGAAATCGTGAACAGCGCCAAACCAACAGCTTTTTGGATCGTTTCGCATTTAGCGACCCTCGTGCCAGTATTTTGCCCTTTGTCTTGACGCGTGAAACATCGCTTCGTGATGGATTTGGCGAAAAATTGGGGTTGGCGCGTGATAATATCACCGATGGTATTTTTAGATTTGATCCCATTGCCCTGCGCACGGCGTTACAGCAACAACGCGGCGATGCAGGTGTAACTTCGCCTGATCTTCGTGATTTTCGCGATTTAACATTGGAGGTATATGGCGGCTATGCCTTGGCCAATTTTGAAATGGCAGAGGGCCGTATATTTGGTGACATTGGCGGGCGTTGGGTCAAAACCAATGTTGATGTAAATGGTGGTGCATTGGCCACGCCAAGCTTGCTTCAATTTACCACAAGGCCTGAAAATTTGGCATTTTTTGGATATTTTGGCGCAGGAAACCCAGGGAATACGGCCACTTTGGCACAAGCACAGGCGCAAATTGCGGCCATTTTAGGCAATGATTTGGTGGACAGAAATAATCCCGCCTATGTCGCGCCAACTGGCGTGTCTGTCTCTGACAAGAATAGCTATAGTAATTTCTTGCCTTCGTTAAATGTTAACTGGTTTGCGACGGATAATTTAGTTGTTCGTTTCGCCACATCACGCACGATGGCCCGTCCTAATATTGACAGGTTGCGTCCCAATTTCCTATTTACGGAAAACACTTTCTCAAACTCTTTTGCAAGTGGCGGCAACCCATATTTGAAACCATTTACATCGACAAATCTGGATCTGTCTTTTGAATGGTATTTTGACAAAAATTCAATTTTATCGGTGGCATTCTTTAACAAAAGCCTGAAAGATGCAGAGCGCAGTGTATCACAAACTTTTTATATCCGGGATATTCGTGATATTTTTTATGATGCAAATGGTATCGCCATTACTGACCCAGCACAATATGGTGCGGCAATAGGGCAGGCTGGCTTCATTCCAAGCCAATCAAGCCTATTATTACCCTATACCCCCAATGCACAACCATTGGACATTTGTTTGCCCAACCGGGTTTTGGATTTATCATTGCAAGTACCGTTACAGGAATGTGAAGCGGTTCAGTTTAACCAACCTGTTAATGCGGGTAGCGCATATGTGCGCGGTGTAGAGGTTTCATTCCAGCATAGTTTTGATTATTTACCCGGTTTGTTAAGCGGATTTGGTGTCGCCATGAATTACACCTATTCCGATTCACAGGTGAAAGAGCAAACCATAACGGATGCGCTTGGCAATGCGTTGACTTTCCGCGCGGCGCCTTTGCCCAACACTTCAAAGCATACATTTAATGGAACAGCATTTTATGAAAAGGGCGGATTGCAACTTCGTGCTGCATATAATTGGCGCTCTGACTTCCTAAGATCATCTGCACCTGAACAAGGGGGCACGCGCCGTTATAGCGAAGGATTTGGCTCTTTAGATCTGTCAGGAGGAATTGATATTACAAAAAGCCTATCATTTAATTTCCAAGCCGTGAATTTATTGGACAATGTGCGGCGTGATTATGCGGTATTAGAGGTCGATCAAGCGGTGCCAAATGCGATTGCTGGTGAACCTCTTGGATTGGGATCTGCGCCAAATAGCCGCACATTATTAGTCCAAAATACGGGCCGTATTTTCCGTGCTGGTTTCAGGCTGCAATTTTAATATTAACATGGGCGGGCGTATAAGCGCCTGCCCATATTTCCATCCCTGGAGTAAGGGGGTGATTTGAGGAGGCTTTCATGAGAAAATTTTGTTCGAAAATGACCGAATGTGCAGTAACAATGACATTATTGGGGTGCGCTGCGGCTTTTATCTCTCCTGCCGCGGCGCAAACATCAAGTGGAGCAGGAAAAGGGTCAGCATTTCTTGCTCAGGCAGATGTTAATTCCGACGGCCTTTTATCGCTTGATGAATTTATATTGTTCCAAGGCGAAGGTGAGATGCAGCGGCGCGACCGGAATAAAGATAATATATTGTCCAAGGCGGAATGGATTGGCGAAGGCGCGGCGGATAGTTTTTATCAAATATCTTTTGATAAATTTAATGCCAATGGCGATGATATTTTCAGTGCAGATGAAATAGTCGATGTTTTTACATGGGCATTTGGAAATCGCGATAGCAATAAGGATGGTTTTTTGTCGCCCGCAGAAGCGCCAAAAACATTATTACGCGGTAATTAAAATAATGATTGCAACGGCATTAATTTTTTGATGGCCAGGCCGAGGGGCATGATATGAAGAATAAATTTTCAATTTGGTTTGGTGTTGTAATATCGGCAAGTTTAATCGCCGCATGCATGGTTGCGCCAGTTGAAAGTGCCGCGACCAATATTTCGAAGGATAAGGCCAAAAAACCTAATATCATTGTCATTTTGACCGATGATCAGGGCTATGCCGATGTGGGGTTTAACGGAAGTAGGGATATTCCCACACCCAATATTGACCGAATTGCCAATGAAGGTGTCCGTTTTGAGCGTGGCTATGTCACTTTTCCAGTATGCGGGCCAAGCCGTGCAGGATTATTAACAGGGCGATACCAATCCAGATTTGGTTTCGATTTAAATCCAAGTGAGAACCCCCTTGATCCAAAGGCGGGGTTACCGGCGAGTGAAAAAACCATTGCCTCAATATTAAAGCCAGCAGGTTATAAAAGCTCCATTATCGGTAAATGGCATATGGGCAATCATAAAGATTTTCACCCAATGGATAGAGGTTTTGATGAATTTTTCGGTTTTCAAAATGGTGGACATAATTATTTTGCGGAACGTTTCCGTGATATAAAAATGGAAGATACGCAAAATACCGGACAACAATATAATTCATTATTGGTGCGAAATCGCAACAGCGTGGAAACAAAGGGATATTTAACCGATATTTTATCCGATGAAGCGGTTGATTTTGTTGCTCGCAAAAAAGACGAGCCATTTTTCCTATATCTAGCATATAATGCGCCACATGTGCCCATGCATGCGAGCCAAAAATATTTGGACCGTTTTGACCATATAAAGGACCCACAGCGTAAAACCTATGCCGCAATGATTAGCGCGGTTGACGATGGCGTGGGCAAATTATTGAATAAATTGGATGAGCTTAACCTGGCCGAAGATACGATTATATTCTTTTTGTCGGACAATGGCGGGCCGCAGGCAAAGGCAAAAAATGGGTCTGTAAATTTACCTCTGCGTGGCGGTAAAGGTGATGTCTTCGAAGGGGGCGTTCGCGTGCCATTTGCCATGCGATGGACCGGCACCATATCGGCGGGCATTGTTTATCCTCACCCTGTTAGTTCATTAGATATTTTGGCAACAGCAGTAGGCGTTAACAATATAAATATGGCGCGAAATAATCCATTGGACGGAGTGAACCTTATCCCATTTTTATTGGATAAAAATTTCACGAAACAACCCCATGAAACATTATTTTGGCGGTATCGCAGCGCCGACCGAAACAGCTATAGCTTTGGTAGGATTGCTGCATTGCAGGGTGATGATAAATATCTGCAAATCGAAAAGAATAAAATGCTGTACAATGTGCGCCAAGATATAAGTGAGCAGCATAATCTTTTTGGAAATGATAAGAAAAAAGCGGCCGAGTTAGAAGCCAAATATTTAAAATGGCACAAAGAGATGAGCGATTTGCAAATCTCCATTTTCAATGAATGGCCAATTGGCAGCACAGAATGAGAATTTTTGCGGGCAATGAAGGTTGCGGATTATGAAAATAACAAATTATATTAAAATGAATGTGGCTATGCTGGCATTATTGGGTGGGCATTTGTTTGTCGCCAAGACTGATATCGCCGTTTCAAAAGTGGCCGCCGCTACAAAAATAGAAGCGGTAAGCGCCAAAGCCAAAATAAATAATATTCAAAATAATAAAGCGCAGCATAAGGCAAAGCCCAATATCCTCATTTTATTTTTTGATGATATGCGCTTTGATAGTTTTTCCTATCGCGGCGGTCCGGTGCCGACACCCAATATTGATGCTCTTGCGGCGGCTTCAACACGTTTTGATATGGCCATGACAACGACGGGACTTTGTTCACCTTCGCGTGCGGCTTTGTTTACCGGCAGGTGGGGACATCGCACCGGATTGGATGATAATGTCGAATTATGGCATTCGCGTTTAAGTGAACTTGACCCAAATCAAGGTGGAATTATTCGCCGTGCCAAGGATGCAGGATATTATATTGGATATGTCGGTAAATGGCATTTGGGCGCAAATGGCCCACAAAAACGCGGCGCCGATTTTATCGGTGCGTTTGAAAAAGACGATAAGGAGGCAGTGCGGCCATTTACACCAGATTCGGATTTAGAGCAGGTTCGAGGATATATTGCCGGAAAGCGTGATGCCAATGGCGAAAAACATCAATATTATGAAACCCTACCCGGTACATATGAAGATACAATAACCAGCGAAAAAGTACGATCCGGGCAAGAGTTTTTGCATCTTGCCGCTAAAAAGAAAGAACCTTTTTTTGGGGTAATCAGCTTTCAACAACCCCATCCGCCCTATCGCGTACCTGAACCTTATGCCAGCATGTTTGACCCGGATAAGGTGACTTTGCCAGTAAATCATATGGCGGCACGCGTGGATACGCCCCTGTCACAGGAATATCCCTATTGGCCATGGCATGATGTGTCGCATATGAATGAGGATGATTGGCGCAAAGCAAGAGCCCATTATTATGGCGCAATTGCCATGATTGACCATGCAGTTGGTCAGATTATAGAAACAGCAAAAAAAGAAGGCGTCTATGATGATTTGCACATAATTTTATTGGGCGATCAGGGCAGCATGATTGGTGAGCATGGCCTATATGATAAGGCGGCCTATGCCTATGATGAATTGATGCGTATCCCATTATTGGTGCGCGACCCAGATATCGCGCCGCGCATTGTGAACCGTCATGTGTCGTTGATGGATATACCCGCCACCATGTCAGAATGGATGGGGTTGGCTGCCGATGGTGAAAGCGATGGGCGTTCATTAACCCCCTTAATGAAAAGGGGGGATGTTGCGCTGTCGGATGAAGAGGATAGAGCCTTTTATGCCTATGAATGGTATAATGGTGCATGGTTTGGCCTGCGCGCAATTCGCACAAAACAATATAAATATGTGTGGAATCCAGGTGACAAAAATGATGAACTTTATGATTTAATCAATGATCCAGGTGAAATGACCAATTTGGCACCAAATTCGGCGTATAAAGAACAGATAAGGAATTTGCGCGGGCAATTATTGGATCATTTACGCGCGGTTCATGACCCCTCCGCCGGTCGTTTAGAAAAATTAATTGCAAGGACCGGTGGTTAAAATGGAAAATTCTCATCTTAAAAATGATCCCATTATATTTGATGATCGAATTTGCGGCCTTGGTGAAGGGCCATTATGGCACCCGTTAAGGCAGACATTATATTGGGTGGACATCCCCAATCGTGCAGTGATGAGCAAAAATAGCCAGTGCGATTCCATTATTAATTTTGATGAAATGGTTTCCGCTTTAGGCTGGATTGATGCTGATCATTTGATGTTGGCCACCGAAACCGGCCTATATAAAATGCATGTTGATGGCGGCCCGCGCCAGATTATCTGTCCGGTGGAGGCCGATACACCAACCAATCGCAGCAATGATGGACGGACCGATCCATGGGGTGGTTTTTGGATTGGCACGATGGGCAAATCAGCAGAGGCCGGCGCGGGCTCTATTTACCGTTGGTATAAAGGGGAACTGCGCATTGTAACCAAAAATATGACTGTCACCAATGGCATTTGTTTCGACAGGCCGCGACAACGTGCCTATTTTGTCGATTCTGCACGGCAGATTATGTTTTTTGTGATGCTGAACAGTGACGGGTGGCCAGTTGGCGAACCAAAAATATTTATGGATTTATCCGAAGAAAATCAAACAATTGATGGCGCGATAACCGACTTAGATGGTAATATATGGGCGGCAATGTGGGAAGATGGAGAGGTGGCGCAATTTTCCCCCGAGGGTAAGCGACTTTCAACGTTAAAAACCTTTGCACCGCGAACCACTTGTCCCGCATTTGGCGGGCCAGATGGCACAGATTTATACGTTACCACCGCGTCCGTCGGCTTGAAAAAAACACCCGCATTGCACGTGCCGCATGGCGCGACTTTATTATTTAAAAATGTCGTCAAAGGGGCATTAGAGCCAAGGATTTTATTGCATGATTAAGTTGAAAAACCATTTGATAAAAATGCTTAGTTGTCTGGCATATCTGTCCATGATGGGAACGCCCGCAATAGCCAAAAATGACTCTAAAGCCATGCTTCCCGCATCGGATCAGGATAATTCTGATGGCTGGGTTTTGAATGAAGAAGTTAGCGATGAATTTAATGGGACCGAGATTGATCGCGATAAATGGCATGTTGAGGGATATGAAGGGCAATATCACCATTGGAAAGGGCGCGCACCATCGCAATTTGCGGGGCATAATGCCTA includes the following:
- a CDS encoding TonB-dependent receptor, with the protein product MMKNNRLKRNQHNLVNGLLCASSMVAMMTFSATAYAQDQSSQDNNEQSAEVAEPAPENEIIVTGFRKSLADALNEKRNSGNIVDGINAEDIGKSADQNIAEALQRVPGVSIDRSNGEGSTITVRGVDANLNEVSLNGVTVTNAAGDVRNGNSGQAVDFSAFSSDILSRVEIAKTASADDNEGSLGAAIKLQTFKPLGIKKNRRIFELQARYSPFADTNGNGVRNDIFHGDYRANLALSQKLFNDSLGISIVATSERTSGRADTINIPRYEATNNIADPFPNATAPLISGGLTDINTGQLVFSPRTTGGAIIPEQQLRVLLPFELAYDQNYFSTLRNNVSGSIQWKPGDNTDIQIDGTYTHVNRVNDRSQLAIRAAPEFFPLWQGTENFYDPDNSTLLNYRSTSLGIGPGSARNPGYIRTVEEREDTDEDTYVLGFDAEHRMGEFTFNLHGGHSKSKGRDNDYTYATSQIENQALAGPLSFDNGFNGFDNRPGLTKGFDCVSGGLCSIFLSDTVPNRTQGGTNGANPNLAIVDDGFEWDIGSVNSRDRAIDDKASSVFFDIDWDHQFGPIKNFEFGFKWDKRNREQRQTNSFLDRFAFSDPRASILPFVLTRETSLRDGFGEKLGLARDNITDGIFRFDPIALRTALQQQRGDAGVTSPDLRDFRDLTLEVYGGYALANFEMAEGRIFGDIGGRWVKTNVDVNGGALATPSLLQFTTRPENLAFFGYFGAGNPGNTATLAQAQAQIAAILGNDLVDRNNPAYVAPTGVSVSDKNSYSNFLPSLNVNWFATDNLVVRFATSRTMARPNIDRLRPNFLFTENTFSNSFASGGNPYLKPFTSTNLDLSFEWYFDKNSILSVAFFNKSLKDAERSVSQTFYIRDIRDIFYDANGIAITDPAQYGAAIGQAGFIPSQSSLLLPYTPNAQPLDICLPNRVLDLSLQVPLQECEAVQFNQPVNAGSAYVRGVEVSFQHSFDYLPGLLSGFGVAMNYTYSDSQVKEQTITDALGNALTFRAAPLPNTSKHTFNGTAFYEKGGLQLRAAYNWRSDFLRSSAPEQGGTRRYSEGFGSLDLSGGIDITKSLSFNFQAVNLLDNVRRDYAVLEVDQAVPNAIAGEPLGLGSAPNSRTLLVQNTGRIFRAGFRLQF
- a CDS encoding sulfatase-like hydrolase/transferase, whose product is MKNKFSIWFGVVISASLIAACMVAPVESAATNISKDKAKKPNIIVILTDDQGYADVGFNGSRDIPTPNIDRIANEGVRFERGYVTFPVCGPSRAGLLTGRYQSRFGFDLNPSENPLDPKAGLPASEKTIASILKPAGYKSSIIGKWHMGNHKDFHPMDRGFDEFFGFQNGGHNYFAERFRDIKMEDTQNTGQQYNSLLVRNRNSVETKGYLTDILSDEAVDFVARKKDEPFFLYLAYNAPHVPMHASQKYLDRFDHIKDPQRKTYAAMISAVDDGVGKLLNKLDELNLAEDTIIFFLSDNGGPQAKAKNGSVNLPLRGGKGDVFEGGVRVPFAMRWTGTISAGIVYPHPVSSLDILATAVGVNNINMARNNPLDGVNLIPFLLDKNFTKQPHETLFWRYRSADRNSYSFGRIAALQGDDKYLQIEKNKMLYNVRQDISEQHNLFGNDKKKAAELEAKYLKWHKEMSDLQISIFNEWPIGSTE
- a CDS encoding sulfatase-like hydrolase/transferase translates to MKITNYIKMNVAMLALLGGHLFVAKTDIAVSKVAAATKIEAVSAKAKINNIQNNKAQHKAKPNILILFFDDMRFDSFSYRGGPVPTPNIDALAAASTRFDMAMTTTGLCSPSRAALFTGRWGHRTGLDDNVELWHSRLSELDPNQGGIIRRAKDAGYYIGYVGKWHLGANGPQKRGADFIGAFEKDDKEAVRPFTPDSDLEQVRGYIAGKRDANGEKHQYYETLPGTYEDTITSEKVRSGQEFLHLAAKKKEPFFGVISFQQPHPPYRVPEPYASMFDPDKVTLPVNHMAARVDTPLSQEYPYWPWHDVSHMNEDDWRKARAHYYGAIAMIDHAVGQIIETAKKEGVYDDLHIILLGDQGSMIGEHGLYDKAAYAYDELMRIPLLVRDPDIAPRIVNRHVSLMDIPATMSEWMGLAADGESDGRSLTPLMKRGDVALSDEEDRAFYAYEWYNGAWFGLRAIRTKQYKYVWNPGDKNDELYDLINDPGEMTNLAPNSAYKEQIRNLRGQLLDHLRAVHDPSAGRLEKLIARTGG
- a CDS encoding SMP-30/gluconolactonase/LRE family protein; translated protein: MENSHLKNDPIIFDDRICGLGEGPLWHPLRQTLYWVDIPNRAVMSKNSQCDSIINFDEMVSALGWIDADHLMLATETGLYKMHVDGGPRQIICPVEADTPTNRSNDGRTDPWGGFWIGTMGKSAEAGAGSIYRWYKGELRIVTKNMTVTNGICFDRPRQRAYFVDSARQIMFFVMLNSDGWPVGEPKIFMDLSEENQTIDGAITDLDGNIWAAMWEDGEVAQFSPEGKRLSTLKTFAPRTTCPAFGGPDGTDLYVTTASVGLKKTPALHVPHGATLLFKNVVKGALEPRILLHD